The Fluviicola sp. genome contains a region encoding:
- a CDS encoding SUMF1/EgtB/PvdO family nonheme iron enzyme — protein sequence MKHIFIGLTFLTCFHSFAQKDGQANQKPETVYSIAKEERGIKWYEDQLKLWKAEVDKNPGDGNAWSNYYAAARALRNTTPHDSEQRKKYRDLCAQIPAEVQKAMPNTFEGYFIPFIENEGAWGNPEGLLKAAAIDPDDPRLLDEMLIHFAMERNQEQFDLYGQKMFAINELPVGLLNWGYNVMSELDENAVLFTCGDNDTYAAWIMQAVKKMRKDVTVVNTSLIELEGYRNRLLKELGYPPLTLKEATTDEEYLQNKDKIYRHFFQGKRPVYVATTAINQFEKGFGDKLYLTGLAYKYSESNFDNTTVIRRNYEKRYLLDYLKEVFACNIGDLKAMEFNGMYVPSMIKLYQHYDESEETLKKQNLELLLLKVAEQSGQQSEVIELLSSREKPASILSAVLDLKTLENNMVPVSGNVYMDKYEVTNGDYNRFLNNLKLSGQTELYQVALYDSTQWVQGKYAISFNDPMKDMYHWHPAYKNYPAVCMSYEGAKAYCEWLTKQYNLQRKRTYTQVVFRLPTEKEWRTAAGSGDPKAITPFPNNQIKTCDKCYLGNIRTSNDRFFEDGGFHQVKVHSYDPNKMGFFNTLGNVSEMTSSKGKALGGSWYDLFEDCTFDKTQSYSNPDPTVGFRVVMEIIEK from the coding sequence ATGAAACACATATTTATCGGACTTACTTTTTTGACTTGCTTCCATTCCTTTGCTCAAAAAGACGGACAAGCGAATCAAAAACCGGAAACTGTTTACAGTATTGCAAAAGAAGAGAGAGGAATAAAATGGTACGAAGATCAGCTCAAACTCTGGAAAGCAGAGGTGGATAAAAACCCGGGAGACGGAAATGCCTGGTCGAACTATTATGCTGCTGCCCGCGCACTTCGAAATACCACCCCGCATGATTCGGAACAGCGAAAGAAATACCGCGATCTGTGTGCACAGATTCCGGCGGAAGTTCAAAAAGCTATGCCCAATACTTTTGAAGGCTATTTCATTCCTTTTATAGAAAATGAAGGAGCTTGGGGAAATCCGGAAGGTCTTCTTAAAGCTGCTGCCATCGACCCGGATGATCCCAGACTTTTGGATGAAATGCTCATTCACTTTGCTATGGAACGCAACCAGGAGCAATTCGATCTTTACGGCCAGAAAATGTTTGCCATCAATGAACTGCCCGTAGGTCTGCTCAATTGGGGATACAATGTGATGTCGGAACTCGATGAAAATGCCGTTTTGTTTACTTGCGGAGACAATGATACCTATGCCGCCTGGATTATGCAGGCCGTCAAAAAAATGAGAAAAGACGTTACGGTCGTCAACACTTCATTAATCGAATTGGAAGGTTATAGAAACCGTTTGTTGAAAGAATTGGGTTATCCTCCACTGACATTGAAAGAAGCTACAACCGATGAGGAATACCTGCAGAATAAAGATAAGATATACCGTCATTTTTTTCAGGGAAAAAGACCCGTGTATGTTGCTACAACAGCGATCAACCAGTTCGAAAAAGGATTCGGAGACAAATTATATCTTACCGGATTGGCTTATAAATACAGCGAATCAAATTTTGACAACACCACTGTCATTCGCAGGAACTATGAAAAGCGGTATTTGCTGGATTACCTGAAAGAAGTATTTGCCTGTAACATCGGGGATTTGAAAGCAATGGAATTCAATGGGATGTATGTTCCTTCCATGATCAAACTATACCAGCATTATGATGAAAGTGAAGAAACACTAAAAAAACAAAACCTGGAACTCCTGCTGTTAAAAGTGGCCGAACAAAGTGGTCAGCAAAGTGAAGTCATCGAACTTCTTTCTTCGAGGGAAAAGCCGGCGTCCATTCTTTCAGCAGTTCTGGATTTGAAAACACTGGAAAATAATATGGTTCCCGTGAGCGGTAATGTGTACATGGATAAGTATGAAGTTACAAACGGAGATTACAACAGGTTCCTGAACAACCTGAAACTTTCCGGTCAAACAGAATTGTACCAGGTTGCTTTGTATGATTCTACTCAATGGGTCCAGGGAAAATACGCCATCAGTTTCAATGATCCGATGAAGGATATGTATCATTGGCATCCCGCTTACAAAAACTATCCGGCTGTCTGCATGTCTTATGAAGGAGCAAAAGCTTATTGTGAATGGCTGACAAAACAATATAATTTGCAACGCAAAAGAACCTATACGCAAGTTGTATTCCGTTTACCAACTGAAAAGGAATGGAGAACAGCAGCAGGTTCCGGTGATCCGAAAGCAATCACCCCGTTTCCGAATAATCAGATTAAAACTTGTGATAAATGCTATTTAGGGAATATTCGTACATCAAATGACCGTTTTTTTGAAGATGGTGGATTCCACCAGGTGAAGGTACATAGTTACGACCCGAACAAAATGGGATTCTTCAATACCCTGGGGAATGTTTCCGAAATGACCAGCAGCAAAGGAAAAGCATTGGGAGGATCCTGGTACGACTTGTTTGAAGATTGTACCTTTGATAAAACACAAAGCTATTCAAACCCAGACCCCACAGTCGGCTTTCGCGTTGTGATGGAGATAATTGAAAAGTGA
- a CDS encoding sigma-70 family RNA polymerase sigma factor, with amino-acid sequence MKSLHHKQQSDEELMVQVMDHHSPVALEELHRRYSKKLLGYFIKMLNKDVDLAQDFVQELFLKLLEKKHLFNPEKKFYSWIFTIASNMCKTAYRHHGKTVSLHPEINHPTGLAENLLEKKLFLKALQDSIDGLEHHHKTVFVLRYLEHFPLNEIAEITESSLGTVKSRLFYATKKITDQLKHFDPSFETTLFKLN; translated from the coding sequence TTGAAAAGTTTACATCATAAACAACAAAGCGACGAAGAGTTGATGGTTCAGGTAATGGACCATCACTCTCCTGTTGCATTGGAGGAACTGCATCGCCGGTACAGCAAAAAACTGCTGGGTTATTTCATCAAAATGCTGAACAAGGATGTGGACCTGGCGCAGGATTTTGTGCAGGAACTATTCCTGAAACTACTAGAGAAAAAACACCTGTTCAATCCGGAAAAGAAATTCTATTCCTGGATTTTTACCATTGCTTCCAATATGTGCAAAACCGCTTACCGGCATCATGGGAAAACGGTTTCATTGCACCCTGAAATCAATCACCCAACCGGCCTGGCGGAAAATTTACTGGAAAAAAAGTTGTTCTTAAAAGCATTGCAGGACAGTATCGACGGATTGGAACACCACCACAAAACAGTATTCGTACTGCGCTACCTGGAGCATTTCCCGTTAAACGAAATTGCGGAAATCACCGAAAGCTCATTAGGAACGGTGAAATCGCGGTTGTTTTATGCAACCAAAAAAATCACGGATCAGCTGAAGCATTTTGATCCCAGTTTTGAAACAACACTCTTTAAATTGAATTGA
- the fbp gene encoding class 1 fructose-bisphosphatase: MSHIITLSDFIMERQAEFPGSSGELSRILNDISIASKIVARDVRRAGLVDHILGAHGDVNVQGEEQQKLDVIADTQFIKVFESSGEICGIASEENDDFLAFTTERAQSGKYIVLFDPLDGSSNIDCNVSIGTIFSIYKRISPKGSPATLEDMLQKGTQQVAAGYVLYGSSTMLVYTTGHGVNGFTLDPSIGEFCLSHPNMRMPETGRIYAMNEGNIHECEQGVKDYISFCQQVQADGKPYSGRYIGSLVADFHRNLIKGGIYIYPVTNQSPKGKLRLLYECNPLAFVAEQAGGMATNGTERILDLEPHQLHERCGFFTGSRQMMEKAIDCLEKARAKA, encoded by the coding sequence ATGTCACATATCATCACATTGAGCGATTTTATAATGGAACGTCAGGCGGAATTCCCGGGTTCATCCGGAGAATTATCCCGTATTTTGAACGATATTTCAATTGCATCAAAAATTGTGGCAAGAGATGTCCGCAGAGCCGGTTTGGTAGATCACATCCTGGGAGCCCATGGAGATGTGAATGTTCAGGGTGAAGAACAGCAAAAACTGGACGTAATTGCTGACACGCAATTCATCAAAGTGTTCGAATCAAGCGGTGAGATCTGCGGAATTGCTTCGGAAGAGAACGATGATTTCCTGGCATTCACTACCGAGCGTGCACAAAGCGGAAAATACATTGTATTGTTCGATCCTCTGGATGGTTCTTCCAACATCGATTGCAATGTTTCTATCGGAACGATTTTCTCTATCTATAAACGCATTTCTCCGAAAGGTTCGCCTGCAACACTGGAAGACATGCTGCAAAAAGGAACACAGCAGGTAGCCGCCGGTTACGTGTTGTACGGATCGTCTACCATGCTGGTTTACACTACCGGACACGGAGTGAACGGATTTACACTGGACCCTTCCATCGGGGAGTTTTGTTTGTCGCACCCGAACATGCGCATGCCTGAAACAGGCCGTATTTATGCGATGAACGAAGGAAACATCCACGAATGTGAACAGGGTGTAAAGGATTATATTTCTTTCTGCCAGCAAGTGCAGGCCGATGGAAAACCGTATTCCGGAAGATACATCGGTTCGTTGGTAGCAGATTTCCACCGGAACCTGATCAAAGGAGGAATTTACATTTACCCGGTAACCAATCAAAGCCCGAAAGGAAAACTGCGTTTGCTGTATGAATGCAATCCTTTGGCATTTGTGGCGGAACAGGCTGGTGGAATGGCAACAAACGGAACAGAACGTATTTTGGACCTGGAGCCGCATCAATTGCATGAACGTTGCGGATTCTTCACGGGTTCCAGGCAAATGATGGAAAAAGCGATCGATTGTTTGGAAAAAGCACGTGCAAAAGCATAG
- a CDS encoding lectin-like protein — translation MKTIYPLLIALGICSVHSANAQCTLDSFLIRPFEFNGSNYEIVLETRNWQDAATCAVSRGGKLVEINSQAEQDAVFMEINNVFFDHSQTVAPDGGGASYLWLGGNDASSEGNWVWNGDNDAQTSPFWIGTSNGTPVNGSYENWGNEPDNWNNQDGLAIAVTDWPLGQSGQWNDVFLSNQLYFIIEYPPSSLGIAEEAISTAAIWPNPANRQVTISFRENDGIFRIADLSGKTLLTGETTSGVSIVDLSAFASGTYLVYAGPEIIKLVIE, via the coding sequence ATGAAAACAATTTACCCTTTATTAATCGCGCTGGGGATTTGCAGCGTCCATTCAGCAAATGCGCAATGCACTCTGGATTCATTTCTTATCCGTCCTTTCGAATTCAATGGTTCAAACTACGAGATTGTACTTGAAACCCGGAACTGGCAGGATGCTGCCACTTGTGCTGTTTCCCGCGGAGGCAAGCTTGTTGAGATCAATTCTCAGGCAGAACAGGACGCTGTATTTATGGAAATCAACAATGTGTTTTTCGATCATTCACAAACCGTAGCTCCCGACGGAGGAGGTGCATCCTACCTATGGCTGGGAGGCAATGATGCTTCTTCAGAAGGAAATTGGGTTTGGAACGGGGACAATGATGCACAAACGTCGCCCTTCTGGATAGGAACTTCCAATGGTACACCTGTAAACGGCAGTTATGAAAATTGGGGCAACGAACCGGATAACTGGAATAACCAGGACGGTTTGGCTATTGCTGTTACTGACTGGCCGCTAGGTCAATCGGGCCAATGGAACGATGTGTTCCTTTCCAATCAACTTTACTTTATTATCGAATATCCTCCTTCATCTTTGGGAATAGCGGAAGAAGCCATCTCAACTGCAGCCATTTGGCCCAATCCTGCAAACCGGCAGGTAACCATTTCATTCCGGGAAAATGACGGTATTTTCAGAATCGCAGATTTATCCGGAAAAACCCTGCTTACAGGAGAAACAACTTCCGGAGTAAGTATTGTGGACCTTTCTGCATTTGCTTCGGGAACTTACCTGGTATATGCCGGACCAGAAATTATAAAACTGGTTATTGAATAG
- a CDS encoding DMT family transporter codes for MFQKFRYYILMHLVIFMWGFTGILGKLIHIDAQYLVWHRILIAFLSLLIGLYFLKMPMRIHNRKAMLKVFGTGIIVALHWITFYSAIKLSTASLGILCLSTATLHVTWIEPIVFKKKFSWIEFLFGALVIFGIYFVSSDFDETQYLALGLGLVSALCAGFFSVFNAKLAEEVPSSAITLHEMGIGLVFLSGMLLYNGKLDSNLFNMSGSDFAWLLFLGICCTSFAFVATIEVMKKLGAFTVSLSINLEPVYTILLAIPILHEDELLNGNFYAGSAMIIVVVIANAIYKSKMRERELKRAQS; via the coding sequence ATGTTTCAAAAGTTCCGGTATTATATTTTAATGCATCTGGTCATTTTCATGTGGGGTTTCACCGGAATTTTGGGGAAACTCATTCACATTGATGCACAATATTTGGTTTGGCACCGGATCCTGATTGCATTCCTTTCTTTGCTGATCGGGCTTTATTTCCTGAAGATGCCCATGCGTATACACAACCGGAAAGCGATGCTGAAGGTTTTCGGTACCGGGATTATTGTTGCTCTGCACTGGATCACTTTTTACAGCGCCATCAAACTTTCTACCGCGTCTTTGGGAATTTTGTGTTTGTCAACAGCAACCCTGCACGTCACATGGATCGAACCGATTGTTTTCAAAAAGAAATTTTCCTGGATTGAATTCCTGTTCGGTGCGCTGGTGATATTCGGTATCTATTTCGTTTCTTCCGATTTTGATGAAACCCAATATTTAGCCCTTGGTTTGGGATTGGTTTCTGCACTTTGCGCCGGTTTCTTCTCCGTTTTTAATGCGAAACTGGCCGAGGAAGTTCCTTCATCAGCCATTACATTGCACGAAATGGGAATCGGTTTGGTCTTCCTTTCCGGAATGCTTTTATACAATGGAAAATTGGACAGCAACTTGTTTAACATGTCGGGAAGTGACTTTGCCTGGCTGCTTTTCTTGGGTATTTGCTGTACGTCTTTTGCGTTTGTTGCCACCATCGAGGTGATGAAAAAACTGGGAGCTTTTACGGTTTCCCTAAGCATTAATCTGGAACCGGTTTACACCATTTTACTGGCCATTCCGATCCTGCATGAGGATGAATTACTGAACGGGAATTTTTATGCCGGCTCTGCAATGATTATCGTGGTGGTGATTGCCAATGCGATTTACAAATCGAAAATGCGCGAACGTGAGTTGAAAAGGGCTCAATCTTAA
- a CDS encoding GH3 auxin-responsive promoter family protein — translation MPIIGKLLKKTTEFSARRNALKGLDFKDQIKVLSKLLKFAQETKFGYHYDFQSILDSPNLVEEFQKTIPIRDYDQFYQTWLHRCLDDEEDVIWPGKIKYFALSSGTTGSPSKRIPVTKQMIRSFQRNTIKQFTATADLNLSDGFYQKSFIGVGGSSKPEKKGKHFEGDLSGILKKHTSVVLLPLTKPDAETAAIKDWNKKLDRMVEKAPEWDISSIAGIPSWCIMLMERIIEKYKVNTIHDIWPNLELYLSGGVFMEPYLHRFEKVCGKKVHILNTYLASEGYFAYQKRPDSNGMQLLLKSGIFFEFVPFNRDNFDEYGNLKPEAKALTVDEVTTGEDYALVISTNAGLWRYLVGDLVQFVDLERREIRITGRIKQYMSLVGEHLSLDNINTAVMKAGEKLDVAIPEFCLYANSKEQRHYWCFGTDKPMDNELVMKTVDEFLCELNDDYASARKYDTLKKPASYQTDVKNFYKFMEEKGKLGSQNKFPRVMNEHQAKEWRLFLGV, via the coding sequence ATGCCAATAATCGGGAAATTACTGAAGAAGACTACCGAATTCTCGGCGCGGAGAAATGCGTTGAAAGGACTTGATTTCAAAGACCAGATTAAAGTTCTCTCAAAACTTTTAAAATTCGCCCAGGAAACAAAATTTGGCTATCACTATGATTTCCAATCTATTCTGGATTCACCCAATTTGGTGGAGGAGTTTCAAAAAACAATTCCGATCCGCGACTATGATCAGTTCTATCAAACTTGGCTGCACCGTTGCCTGGATGATGAGGAAGATGTTATCTGGCCGGGGAAAATCAAATATTTTGCACTTTCTTCCGGAACAACCGGTTCGCCAAGCAAACGGATTCCCGTTACCAAACAAATGATCCGCTCGTTTCAGCGCAACACGATCAAGCAATTTACGGCGACAGCCGATCTGAACCTATCCGATGGGTTTTATCAGAAATCGTTTATTGGGGTGGGTGGATCTTCCAAACCGGAAAAAAAAGGAAAGCACTTTGAAGGTGATCTGTCGGGTATTCTGAAGAAACACACTTCGGTTGTATTGCTTCCACTTACCAAACCGGATGCGGAAACAGCAGCAATTAAGGACTGGAACAAAAAGCTGGACCGGATGGTGGAAAAAGCGCCGGAATGGGATATCAGTTCCATTGCAGGGATCCCGAGCTGGTGCATCATGCTCATGGAACGCATCATTGAAAAATACAAAGTAAATACCATCCACGATATCTGGCCAAACCTGGAGCTATACCTTTCCGGTGGAGTATTCATGGAACCATACCTGCATCGTTTTGAGAAAGTATGTGGCAAGAAAGTACATATTCTGAATACCTATCTCGCTTCCGAAGGCTATTTTGCCTACCAGAAAAGACCGGATAGCAATGGCATGCAATTGCTGCTGAAATCGGGGATCTTCTTCGAGTTTGTTCCGTTTAACCGCGATAATTTTGATGAGTATGGAAACCTGAAACCGGAAGCGAAAGCGCTGACTGTTGATGAGGTAACAACCGGGGAAGATTACGCGCTGGTGATTTCAACAAACGCCGGACTGTGGCGCTACCTGGTTGGAGATTTAGTCCAGTTTGTAGACCTGGAACGTCGTGAAATCCGCATTACCGGGCGTATTAAGCAATATATGAGCCTGGTCGGGGAGCACTTGTCTTTGGATAATATCAACACTGCCGTCATGAAAGCCGGTGAAAAGCTGGATGTGGCTATCCCGGAATTTTGTTTGTATGCCAATTCGAAAGAACAGCGGCATTATTGGTGTTTCGGTACAGATAAACCGATGGACAACGAATTGGTAATGAAAACCGTAGATGAATTCCTGTGTGAGCTCAATGACGATTATGCTTCCGCCCGAAAATACGATACCCTGAAAAAACCGGCTTCTTATCAAACAGATGTCAAGAACTTCTATAAATTCATGGAAGAAAAAGGAAAACTGGGATCACAGAATAAATTCCCGCGCGTGATGAACGAGCACCAGGCAAAAGAATGGAGGTTGTTCCTGGGAGTTTAG
- a CDS encoding universal stress protein yields MEKKTIIVPHDFTPVAENALNHAINTAKITGAEILLLHVVAKDKAVSEAEEKLNGVVEQHKGPIKITPYVRVGNIFDDIGDFASENHAELIFMGTHGQTGWQHITGSHALKVITHSTVPFIVVQEKPIRDTGYDDIVVPLDLNKETKQKLAYVANIATYFKSRVHVITPDESDEFLRHQVKANIQFAVRFFHERGIDVTTKVVPNSGFDKEVVKHAVSLDADLIAIMNLNRNNMLGVITANHEQYILTNDAQIPTLIVNPVAGKYGSSVLFS; encoded by the coding sequence ATGGAAAAAAAGACCATTATTGTTCCCCATGATTTTACCCCGGTTGCGGAAAATGCTCTGAACCATGCAATTAACACTGCAAAAATTACCGGTGCTGAGATCTTGTTGTTACATGTTGTAGCAAAAGACAAGGCTGTTAGTGAGGCAGAAGAAAAATTAAATGGCGTTGTAGAACAGCACAAGGGACCAATAAAAATAACTCCTTACGTTCGCGTAGGAAATATTTTTGATGATATCGGCGATTTTGCATCGGAGAATCACGCGGAACTGATCTTCATGGGTACGCACGGTCAAACCGGGTGGCAGCACATCACGGGAAGCCATGCCCTGAAAGTAATTACACATTCAACGGTTCCTTTTATCGTTGTTCAGGAAAAACCGATCAGAGACACGGGTTATGACGACATCGTGGTTCCGTTGGATTTGAATAAAGAAACGAAGCAAAAGCTGGCTTATGTTGCCAACATCGCTACTTATTTTAAATCACGTGTTCACGTAATTACTCCGGACGAATCGGATGAGTTCTTGCGCCACCAGGTAAAAGCAAACATTCAATTTGCCGTTCGTTTCTTCCACGAAAGAGGTATTGACGTAACCACGAAGGTTGTTCCCAACAGCGGATTTGATAAAGAAGTGGTGAAGCATGCCGTATCTCTGGATGCCGATCTGATCGCGATCATGAACTTGAACCGCAACAATATGCTGGGTGTAATTACTGCAAACCATGAGCAGTACATCCTTACAAATGATGCACAGATCCCGACATTGATCGTAAATCCTGTTGCAGGAAAATACGGAAGCAGCGTTTTATTCAGCTAA